A region from the Nostoc sp. HK-01 genome encodes:
- a CDS encoding tRNA (5-methylaminomethyl-2-thiouridylate)-methyltransferase, whose translation MKKVVVGLSGGVDSSVAAAILHNQGYEVIGLTLWLMKGKGQCCSEGMIDAADICEQLGIPHEVVDIRDVFQTNIVDYLVSGYSIGITPLPCSQCNKTVKFGPMVEYAREQLGCDRIATGHYARIGYDEATNRYQLLRAADRNKDQSYFLYDLSQDLLAASVFPLGEMEKADTRRIAAEYNLKTADKPESQDLCLVESNGSMRAFLDKYLAPKQGDIVDTTGKVLGQHDGVHHYTIGQRKGLGIAAAEPLYVVELDAVNNRVVVGDRTQVTQPECTVGRVNWVSIAEPATPIHAEVQVRYRSQPVPVTVIPLENSRVRLVFDEPQFSITPGQAAVWYDGEKVLGGGIIEQFG comes from the coding sequence ATGAAAAAAGTTGTCGTTGGTCTTTCCGGTGGCGTTGACAGTTCTGTCGCTGCTGCTATCCTGCATAATCAGGGCTATGAAGTGATTGGTTTAACCCTTTGGCTAATGAAAGGCAAAGGGCAATGTTGCTCTGAAGGAATGATCGACGCGGCTGATATTTGCGAACAACTGGGGATACCCCATGAAGTTGTCGATATTCGGGATGTCTTTCAGACAAATATTGTTGATTATTTAGTATCTGGTTACAGTATCGGCATTACACCGTTGCCTTGTTCGCAGTGTAATAAAACGGTGAAGTTTGGCCCAATGGTGGAATATGCCCGTGAACAATTGGGATGCGATCGCATTGCTACAGGTCATTATGCCCGAATTGGCTATGATGAAGCAACTAATCGTTATCAATTATTAAGGGCAGCTGACCGCAACAAAGACCAGTCTTATTTTTTGTATGATTTGTCTCAAGATTTACTCGCAGCTTCTGTATTTCCCTTGGGAGAAATGGAAAAAGCAGATACCCGCCGGATTGCGGCTGAATATAATTTGAAAACCGCCGATAAGCCCGAAAGTCAAGACCTCTGCTTAGTGGAAAGCAACGGTTCCATGCGGGCATTTTTAGATAAGTATCTCGCTCCCAAACAAGGCGATATTGTGGATACAACAGGCAAAGTTTTGGGACAGCATGATGGTGTACATCATTACACAATTGGTCAGCGCAAAGGTTTGGGAATTGCGGCAGCGGAACCATTGTATGTGGTGGAATTAGATGCTGTAAATAATCGTGTCGTGGTGGGCGATCGCACCCAGGTAACTCAGCCAGAATGTACAGTAGGCCGAGTAAATTGGGTTTCCATCGCTGAACCAGCCACCCCCATTCACGCCGAAGTGCAAGTCCGCTATCGTTCTCAGCCTGTACCAGTAACAGTAATTCCTCTGGAAAATTCCCGCGTCCGCTTGGTATTTGATGAACCACAGTTCAGCATTACTCCTGGACAAGCAGCGGTTTGGTATGACGGGGAAAAAGTTTTAGGCGGCGGTATTATTGAGCAGTTTGGTTAG